CATTTTTTGCGAAAAAGATACTGCATTTTGTGATTGCATATATCtcacaaaaggaaaaatatgACTAATCCTCACGAGCCACGTTTTTTGTAAATCCTTTGGATCGGCCCATAAAGCCCAAAGAATCCTCTCTCCACACGTTTTTGCGAAGCACGCGCCCGCGGCTCGGCCCATAAAGCCCACATACACCTTCCTTCCTCCACGTATTGCAATCGGCGGCGCCGCAAGCCGAACAAACCAGAGAGAAACCCAAAcccccctctcctcttcttccccttccccttcctccgcccgccgcttcCAATCCTAGGGTTTtgcccgccgcgacgccgcacCGCAGCGCGATGGAGCccacctcgtcggcgtcgatcGCGCGGCAGACGTGGGAGCTGGAGAACAACATCCCCGCGGCGGCCACCGACCCGGACGCGATGGACGCGATCTACCGCTACGACGACGCGGCGCAGGCGAGGGCGCAGCAGGAGAAGCCCTGGGCAAACGACCCGCACCACTTCCGCCGCGCCAAGATCTCCGCGCTCGCGCTCCTCAAGATGGTCGTCCACGCCCGCGCGGGGGGCACCATCGAGGTCATGGGGCTCATGCAGGGCAAGTGCGAGGGCGACGCCATCATCGTCATGGACGCCTTCGCTCTCCCCGTCGAGGGCACCGAGACTAGGGTCAATGCCCAGGCCGACGCCTACGAGTACATGGTCGAGTACTCAACCATCAACAAGCAGGTGAGCCCTCCCCCGTTCTTCTGTATCCCACGATTAGTTCACTGGTTCAGTTTGATGCTCTCGATCTGACCAGAATGTAACGTTGCTACCACTGGTATCTGTACGCCTGCTtgcatcaaaatttaatttctaGTTGTACTTGATAATATTCAGTCAGAGCAGTGGGGATTATCTGCTTATCTTGTTTATATGAAATTAATTGGCTGTTTACTTTGGCAATGCTGCTAATCTGTTGCTCGTCTGCTGTAATTTGTCTGGCTCCATGTTGCTTATGTGATTTTCGTATTAACTGTTTGGGTGTGTAATGCTGCCCTTAAATTGGTCAAGTGAAGCCCTTGATGTTAGTAGTAGCACGATGATAACTGAGTTATGCTTACTGCAAGACTTGTAAAAGTCGCTGACTTATTTGGAACATTGCCCATACTAGCTAGACCTAttagtatttttttgaaaaattattCTATATATAGTTATAGTCATATGGAATTTACCTCAAGCCTGAAATCTAAATTGAGAATTCTGAGTTCAGTTTCCGTTCACCATGTTTGTTCAAAATTCATTAAGTAATTAATGAATGTAAAATAAAACGGTTCTGTCTAATTTGCCCTGCAATGTAATGTTTTTCTGGATCAATACCAACAAAAGGGATATGTTTTAGTGTCACTTTATGGTGTTTTTTGGGAACAAAGTAACTGTTGTCAAACTAGAGTATGATACCATGCTGCCCAAATAAGGCATTTGATGGGATTTGTAACACGCAAATTGTATTTTTCTGATGTGTTGTTCCTGGGTTTGATTGTCTTGATGTGAGTGTGTGTTTGTAATGTTTGGTAAAAGAGTCAATAAAAAAGCAGGTTATCTAGGACTGTCCGATATAATTTTTCTGCTGTTTCTGAGTACATGTTCAAACTTAcaaggtcttttttttttgttaaatatCTAATTTTCTTCTTGCCCTCACCACTGGAGTGCCAAATTTTGTATTGTTGCATACTCTGTCACCCTTCAATTTATGCTAAAACTAACTTGCATTTGTTTTTTATATACATAGGCTGGGAGGTTGGAGAATGTAGTTGGCTGGTATCATTCACACCCTGGTTATGGATGCTGGCTGTCAGGCATTGATGTGTCAACTCAGATGCTTAATCAACAATTTACAGAGCCATTCTTGGCTGTTGTGATAGACCCTACAAGGACTGTTTCTGCTGGTAAAGTAGAGATTGGGGCTTTCAGGACATACCCAAAAGATTACAAGCCACCAGATGAGCCTGTGTCCGAGTATCAGACTATTCCACTCAACAAGATAGAAGATTTTGGTGTCCACTGCAAACAGGTAAATAGATCGAGTGTCTGTTCCTTTCTCTCACTTTGTTATTTGGCTCAGATGTGTGGTCTAGTTCTGTAAGTTCTCACTGGATTTCTTGCAGTACTATGCTTTGGATATAACTTATTTCAAGTCATCCCTGGACTCTCACCTCCTTGATCTGCTCTGGAACAAGTACTGGGTCAACACATTGTCTTCATCACCACTTCTGGGCAACAGGGATTATGTTGCTGGGCAGATCTTTGATTTAGGCAAGCTTTTCATTTACAATGATATCCAGTTTTTATATTGAAATTATTGCATTTTCCTGTCTTGATAATGTTATGTATCATTTTATCCTATGCAGCTGATAAACTAGAGCAAGCGGAAGGCCAGCTGGCACACAGTCGATTTGGTGGTATGCTTATGCCATCACAACGGAAGAAAGAGGTCTGTTTCTGCATGTGCTTCCTAAACTATCTTGTGTATTCATTGCAAGACTTGGGTTTTGCCCTTGTGAAGTTTTAAAGGATGGTGCTGTTTAATCCTGCCTGTCTAATGCTATTTATCACCCATTGTTTCCCTAGTTTTCTGCTACTTTTACttgtcaaattatgaaattAGGAAGTTCTCATCTAGTTGCTATGCTATCAATGAACCGTATGCTTCCCCCCTTATTTGTCATTTTCAGTTATAAATGGATTGTACTGTGTACCTGCAACTTGTAAAATAAACGCTGGGTACAGTACTACAGTTGACACATTAAAGTCTTGCCATCATCAAACAAGTGTTTAGATGTGACTTGTTATAACCCGATTATGTTGTCATGTTTTAGAGCTTCACCTGAGTTTTGTGAGAAGTGGAATGTGTAAACGGTTTGAATATGACTACCAGGAGATAATAAGCAATAGAGTAAAGTGGCATGTGTTTATGTCTGCTATCGAAAGTGACTCAATGGGTGAATAAATTAATGGAGAGAGCTCGTGAAGTTCTAAATTTCCAATGATCAAGTCGCTCTAGGATTGTGTTTCTATTTGATGCTTCAGTTGCACATATATGCCAATATATCTTGTGGCAGTGAACTTATTTTGCTCAATTACTTTGCAGTCTCCTGAAGTATATAGTAGGATTTGAAACGTGTGAACCATGTCTGATAAGTCCTTTGTTTGGTTGTAATGTCCATATGCAGTATAATCTAAACGATCTTCTTACAAATAAATTGCTTTAGTTTTCTTATTGTAATGTATTTCTTGCATTGTGATGTTTGCATGCCTACACGCACTATCCTATTTCTTAAGAATTGTCGCCCCATCTTATGCTCCAACATAGCTGTGTTCATATTTGTCTGTGGCATCACACACGTTTGTGGCTATGTAATTTTGCATTAGCAGGATAGGCAATTAATTGTTTTGTCAGACCTTGATACAGTTTTGTCTTGTGTGTATATTGGCCTGTGCCATTTTCAGCAAGATGAGTCTCCACTGGCCAAGGTAACTCGAGATAGCTCCAAAATCACAGCTGAACAGGTCCATGGTCTCATGTCACAGGTGATCCTTGACTTTCGCGTGGTTTAGTCCTTCCCTTGTTGTATTTTCTTATCTTGCCCTAACATTTTCCCTTATGATGCCCCCAGGTAATAAAAGACATCCTCTTCAACTCTGTCCACCCATCAAGCAAGGCAAGCACAAGTGCTCCAGATTCATCCGGGCCTGAGCCTATGGTTGAAGCCTGAGAGTTGCAGTGAAACGGAACGCTGAAATCTGAGTTATGTCATCGCTTCAGATCGTGGCCCTTTAGCTATCTGATTCAGAATGCGCAAACCAAGTTACATTTTGTCAAAACAAAATCATTATGTAATTATGAGTTGCCTTCTGTATCTTGGGTTCTCAATGAGAGGGAGGTGTGATTTACTGGAGTAAAATTCACTTGGTAGGATGATCGCTATGTTGATGCTCACGTTAATCTGGCTCAGTGCCAACCTTTATGGAGTGTCAAACAAGTTCTTTTATAATTGGCTAGCAGTTAGTTTGAGACCATGGCACTTGATTGGATTTTTGAAGCTTCATATCCTGACTAGAGGAAGATGAACTTGACCTTTTTGAATTGTCTGAATGAGGAATCCTCAAGTTGCACTTCAGCACTCCGGGCGGGGTTGGCTATATGCTGTGTGGCGTTGGCTAAAGAAACCCCAAACCCGGCTGCTACAAGTGAGTACCAAGTCTACGGGAGCGAAATTATGAAGTGTTCAGTACTCGTAGCTCTGTGTAAGCTCTCCCATATTGGTATAATATAAAGAAAAATTTTAGGTTAATTACATGTTTAGATTTGGAAATGATCTGAGCGAGTCCAGGTGCAAATGGACCTGATCCTGGCTTCCCGGAAACCACAGGTGCTAGGCCAGGATGCTAAAAAAAACGTATCTTGACCAGCCAAAGACCACATAAATGCCACCAAATATAAAAGCTGTACATGCACCTGAGAGTAAACTCGCAGCAGCCACCACCATCATGAGAGCACAGACCATGTTCACCTCAGCCTTTCTCCTGCTCGCCTCGTTGCCTTTCCCTGCGTGTTCGGCAAGCGGACGCCGGAGCACTCTATGGCGCGGCGACTCAATCGCCGTGGAAGACGCCTCCGGCGACCTCCTCGTGTCCCCCAGCGGCAACTTCTCGTGTGGCTTCTACAAGGTGGCCACCAACGCCTACACGTTCGCTATCTGGTTCGCCCGCTCCGCCGACGCCACCGTGGCGTGGGCGGCCAACCGCGACGCCCCCGTCAACGGCAGGGGCTCGCGCGCCGGGTTCCGCAGGGACGGCTCGCTGGTGCTGCAGGGCTTCGACGGCCGCGTGGTGTGGAGCACGAACACCAGCGGCACGCAGGCCGACCGCGCGCGGCTCCTCGACACCGGCAACCTCGTCGTGTCCGACGCCGCCGGGCGCacgctgtggcagagcttcgaCTGGCCGACGGACACGCTCCTCCCCGAGCAGCCCATCACCCGGTACAAGCGGCTggtgtcggcgtcggcgaggggcTTGCCGTACTCCGGCTACTACAACCTCTACTTCGACAGCAACAACATCCTCAACCTCATCTACGACGGCCCGGAGATCAGCAGCAACTACTGGCCGGACCCTTTCAAGAAGTGGTGGGAGAACAACCGAACGGCCTACAACAGCAGCCGGTACGGCAGCCTCGACAGGCACGGCGTCTTCACGGCGAGCGACCACACGCGgttcaactcctccgacgtggGCGAGGGCGTCATGAGGCGGCTGACGCTGGACTACGACGGCAACCTCCGGCTGTACAgcctcgacgacggcgacgggagCTGGCGCGTCACGTGGGTTGCGCTCCCGCGGCAGTGCGACGTGCACGGGGTCTGCGGCCGCTACGGCGTGTGCGCGTACCTGCCGGCGCTGGCGTGCTCTTGCCCGGAGGGGTTCGTCGCCAGCGACGCTGGCGACTGGAGCAAAGGGTGCCGCCGCGAGTTCGACGTCCGGTGCGGCGAGCCCGTCTACTTCGCGGAGATGCCGGGTTTTGACTTCTGGGGGTACGACTTCAACTACACCCCGGGTGTCACGATGGAGACGTGCCGGAAGATGTGCCTGGACGACTGCAACTGCCAGGCGTTCGGGTACAGGATGGGCGTCGGCGAGTGCTATCCCAAGATCTCGCTCTGGAACGGCCGGGCTCAGGACACCAGTAAGCAGAACATCTTCCTCAAGGTCCCGACGCGTCTCAAGAACCTGAACCCGACCGTGCTGGACTTCCATGGCCATGCCTGCACCGTGCCCGAGCAGAACGCCAGCGTCAGCGCCTCCTACTTCCATGTCAGGGGGAACAAGATAAACTTCACCTACTTCTACTCGTTTCTCACGGCGGCGTTCGTcgtggaagccattttcatcgTCGTCGGCTACTTGTTCGTCTTCCGAGCCGACCCGGCCGCAGGACGGGTCAGCGATGAGGAAGGGTACGCGCTTCTGTTCAGCCACTTCAGGCGGTTCACCTACGACGAGCTATCAGACGTGACTGGCAAGTTCACGGACAAGCTCGGACGGGGGGCGTCAGGGACCGTGTACAAGGGCGTGCTCGACGACGGCCGCTGCATCGCCGTGAAGCGGCTAGACGACCTGACGCAGGCGGACGAGGTGTTCCGGTCGGAGCTGAGCGTGATCGGGCGGATCAACCACATGAACCTGGTCAGGATGTGGGGGTTCTGCTCGGAGCACTCGCACCGGCTCCTGGTCTCCGAGTTCGTGGAGAACGGCTCGCTCGACAGGGCCCTCttcagcggcgacggcgagcgcgcgTTGGGGTGGCGCTCGAGGTACAAgatcgccgtcggcgtcgccaAGGGCCTGGCATACCTCCACCACGAGTGCCTGGAGTGGATCGTGCACTGCGACGTGAAACCGGAGAACATCCTGCTGGACGCCGAGCTTGATCCCAAGATCACCGACTTCGGGCTGGTGAAGCTGCTCAGCCGGGACGCGTGCGACCGGCGGCTGGTGCTGTCGCGGGCGCAGGGCACCAGGGGATACATCGCGCCGGAGTGGGCGACGAGCCTACCGATCACGGGGAAGGCCGACGTGTTCAGCTTCGGCGTCGTGCTCCTGGAGCTGATCAGGGGGCACAGGTTGTCCGACTGGGTGGTGGTGGGAGGCCGGGAAGAGGATGTGCACATGGATTTACAGCTGCTCGTCGCCTGGCTCAAGGTGAAGATGAAGAGCGACGATGAGAGGGCTTCGTGGATGGAGGAGTTCATCGATCCTCGGCTGCGCGGTGATTTCAGCCACTTGCAGGCGGCGGCAATGCTGGAGATGGCGGTGTCGTGCGTGGATGACGATCCCAATAGTAGACCGAGCATGAACGCTGTTCTGCAGAAGCTCCTGTCGCTGGAAGATGCAGTGACCGTGCGCCATGCGTGACATGTCCCTTGTCATCTGGTTTTCAGTGGGACCAAAGACTTTGATCTGATGTACAGAGTGCAAAAAATGTGAATGAATATTTGTGAAACTGTGTGAATGAGTAGTAACCGGTGAGCTCCTAGTTAGCTGCCACTAACATAGTGCTGTACTGCTGTGTCAAATATACCaaagcaaaaaataaaaaaatattgactaTCTAATTAATACTCTAATTATTCATGAGGTTAAccatttttgttaaaaaaaatataagagtTGTCTATACCACCCCTAGTCATTTTTTGCCCTCCCAAAACCTCATTCCCCCCTAGCTCTTAGACCTAGATCCAACGACCATGAGATCATCTCGCTCCTTTGCCGCCTTGCAGCTCCTTTCTCCTATTGTATTAATTGATGAGCATGTCATTGGATCTTTTGCCATAATTTTGCAGGAGTCCTAAACTCCTAAAACCCCAAAACCCTATTCCACAGCTCGCCAAAGAAGCATCCTCACACCCAAGTGAAGGAGATGGTTGATGTCGTTGGTGGAGAAAAGACAAGGgaagatgaaaagaaaaaaaaaagtgcggCAAGGGGATAACACACTCGATCCAAGCAGGGGCTAAACATCTTGGTTATCTCTGACGAGTAATACCCAATAGCTTTGAATGTCACACCTCTGCAAGTAAATCTAGCTAATGGCTTCACGTAGCTCCGTTGAGCAGGTATGTCCTTTTGCAGCGCAAATCGTGTAATAAACTTGTTATTACTTATCAAGAAATATAAAGATGTGCAACTCTCCCAtgtatttgagaaaaaaaaagattgataTATAGCTTTCCCAAAATATAAGATGCTCCAATCCTATATTATTCACACTGCTCCTGTAATATCGGTACCATGGCCGCCTTGTGGAACTAGCATGCGGCCGTTTTTGGACGTCGGTCCTTTTGAATGAAATGTTTAGGGTGCGCGCTCCACCCCGTtactttttataaaaaaaattggtggATTGATGTTAAAGTAGCAAGGACTAAAGTATTGGGTGGTTACGTGGTTGGAATGAGTCACTTTCGAATATAGGGAGCAAGTTCGCTTAGCTGTATGTGTTTGCACACCGTGCTGCACGTTGAGAGCCTGGGTATGTTCTGGCTATGTTCTCACGTTATAGACTTGTATAGTAAAATGCGTAAGTAGCATCAAGATAAACTGCAGGAGTTAGGAcctgtttgtttgagattaTAATTCATTtagattatataagttggattatgAATCAAGGATGTACTGTTGACGTTTTTTTGATCAACACACGAAAACACTCGAGCGTGCAGCGTGCGGAGGAGCTTGATGCAGCGCCTCTGCACAAGCCGGTCAGATCGGTTTGatggaccggtcagaccggtttgccgGTGAGCTCGGCAGTGAACCTTCGAACGCTCGCTCGGGAAGGATCCCGTCGGGGCACGCGCACGCAGGGTTGCTCTAGGATCGGCAGGCCACCTAAAGTGCCTTCAGACGTCGTCGAGACGAAGGAAGAACGGCAAGTAGTAGATTGGAAAAGCTTGggcaaagaataaaggaaaaggtacaaaatagtagattgttttTTGTCGATTGGGTTCTGTTGTCCTCAATCGGCCAAATCCCCTTATAGGGAGGGAAGGTCTTACCCATATAGGAATCGAAACCCTAATACAAATCGTGTCAAATTACAACTTCTACTCGGATTACACAGATCCAGACCGGTCAGACTAGCCTGGTCAACCGGTCTTACCAGTCTACCTGGGTGCAGATCTTGCGAGGGTCGTATCtacctcatccgaactccaaatcggacgttccATATATGAATTTTGATCGTCTCGACAAGAGCTACaccatggtgaagtccaatttgcattttgggaACTTTCctcaaaccggtctgaccggttgcgAGACCGGCCTGAATAAATCTAACCCGATTCTCCCAGGCCTGCCACTTTTGGACGTCAACACATACTACAATGAAAGATCGTATTAAAATTACATTAGGATTataataatctgaaataagcccACTGAAGGAAACAAACATACCCTTATATTGCggtcttagagcaactccaagaggctgctaatcttaccccaatacattttttaggaaaaaaaggagaaaaaacgaactccaacagtccactcAAACCTtctccaattttttagcaacgctaaaaaacagcctaccaccgcgtatattttagcgttggcattcctcccccaatcctgattcccacacgctcgcgcgtcccttctgatgggcccaatacgatgacgtggcctgtttttaAATATTAgaggctatttattagcgatctgctgtggattgatatgtttttggaggaatttttttggaagaacccccagTACATAGTTTTGAGGAAAAATTTTTtggagtactcttggagttgctcttacggATTACGGAGttctttgtgattttttttccgaaaaGCTTGTGTTATTTGTGATTTCGACCGAGCGAGCCGAGTGCACAGGTCGCGGCGCGGCGTGGGCCGTGTCGAGTGAACACCTGCAAAAGATTTGCCTTGGGGAGCTACGGCCCCCAATTGCTGCGCCACGGGCCCACGGCTCACACCCGAACCGCTTACTGTACTGCCTACTGGCCGCCTTCTGTTTGATATTTGCTGACAGACCTGTCACCAAGCTTCCTGCTCTCGCCAGCAAAAGTCAAAGGCAAATGAttgatttttcttgaaaaatcAAAGTCTCATAAACTTATGGCACAAGTTGCAAGTTGAAAATCTAACATACGCTGACTACAAATAGTTAATGGGCACACCATAAGAAAGTACTCGGGGAGATCGTGAGTGCATGTtaagtcaaattattttaattttagtAAAATTTACAGAGAAAAGTAGAAGACTATTAACATCTACCATTTGAAAGGAGCAAAATACGAAAACATATTTCATAATTGATCTATCATGCTTATATTTggcatcataaatattatttttttctataagcTTGGTCATATTTAAATAATTTGCACAGGAGAAAGTTAGAATCCTTTATATTTTAGGACAAAGGTAATATTTGTttttaaataaagaaaatcATTCCAGCCTATATAGCTGATGGATATAAGCAAATAGAATTGAGACTACGAGGACTGATGCAGGTTTCAAAACTGATGCTAACGAAGGAGAGTATTGTGAAACTAAGCTCAAATCCGaaaactaaacttccaaccAATTATCAAGCTACTGCTGTagccaaaaaaaatattgaaggGGACTGGTAAGTTCGAtatgctaattttttttcctaaatttccaaaatttggcCAAACTTTGAATAAATTTTGAAGAATCCcggcaaaaaaataatcagCGTTACCAGTAGGGTCATTTAGGATCGAAATTCGCCaatttttgatgaattttatCTGAAATTCCAAACACTGCTTCCAATTCTAACCAAAGTTTTTGTTGAATAACTCCGTCAGAGCCACTGCACCCCCACTAAAATATGGATTTAAAGCTTCGAAGAAAATCCTTTAAGCCAAGATATAAATGTAAATACACTAGATGGCGGTTGAATGTCAAAGAATGACGTTCACTTAATTAGAGAAAATAAGATATCTGAGTTGAGTTTGAATGACAAAACCGAAAAAAGGTTCCCGCTCAAATACTATGGATTAACTCTATGAACGAAAAACAGGGAATGGTGTAACTATAACCAACCATATCAACACCCATAGGTAGGGGGCAGATCCACTAATGCATGAATGCCAACACCCATAACCCTAACCCCTCAAGGCCCTACCCGAACCCCCAACCTGAAATCTCCATCTCCAATTCAAGTTTTAACTAGTACAATTTTGTGTGATTGATGGATAAGTAAAATATCAACCAACTGATggagtaatttttttaaaaaagtttgtTGACATAAAAATTGGGGCAACAAAAGGATTGAATATTGGAATGAACGGCAAAGAAAGAGGAAACAAATCTAATATTTGCTCAGACATCACCAGAACTAGAATTACATGAGAAAAAGATACTTAAGTTCACATTATTCCTTTTTCCACTATTTAAAAATTTCATGAACAAACTTATAATACAACCATCGCCCACAACGAGGTCAACCGCCAAACCGCTGCCGCAACCGCCACttctgcagccgccgccaccccccccccccaaccacCCCCAGATCCACCACAGCCACTGTCACCACCACAACCGTCCCCGCACCCACCTTCACTGCTGGAGTCGAGCACTGAGCCGATGGCCGTGGTCCAGCCCCCCGAATACAATGTATAACACATATTTGAGTACTGCTGTAGTAGAGAAGTCATTGAATGTAACAACCGACGTCGTcacatttaaaaaaaaagtatactgcaaaaataagaaaaatctAATATTTGGTCGAATCACCAGAATAAGAATTGTATCACCAGAATAAGAATTGTGTTACATGACAAAAAAGTAGTAAAAATCTGGTGAGCAAACTTTTAATAATGTATTCTGATCACACGCACATTTTTTCgagtaaaaaaaaaacccagGCAAACAACCACCACGCGGCAAATAACCACAACCACCGTAGCGACGACGAGGTCAACCACCGCACCCTCCGCCGcaaccaccgccaccgcagccgccgcctccacaaccgccaccgccggagttGAGCGCCGAGCCgatgacggcgccggcggccagccCCCCGACCgcgccgacggcgagccccgcggcgccggagccgagcCCGCTGCGGCCTGGCCGCCCGGCGCTCTGCTGCTGCGGGTACGCGTAGCCGTAGCCGGGGGCCGGCTGCTGCGCCGGGTAGCCGTACGCCCCAGCGGGAGGCGGCGGGTAGCCCTGGCCGTAGTAGTAGACGTTGTTGTTGTTATGCCGAGGCGGCTTCTTGGCGCCCTGCGCGCACCCGAACGCCGCGatcgccgccacggccaccGTCGCGGCCACCGCGAGCGCCACGATGGCGACCCCGCTGAGGTGAGCGTGCTGCTGCGTGGCTGCAGCAGCTCCGCTCGCTGCGGCGAGAAGACTCGCCCGCACCATGGCTCCCTGCGTCTGGAGAGGCCGGCGAGAGCAGAGAATGGaagcgagaggaggagaagtGCGTGATGGAGACGGGGAAGCACAGATAATAAGACTGCTGGATTGGTTGGCCAGGTCAAAGTCCTCTAGTTTGTAttccccttgtttacttcactcccaactcctaactttggcactatgtaaaaagaagattccccatcacatcaaacttgcggtacatgcatggagtactaaatgtagacgaaattaaaaactaattgcacagttttgttgtactttgcgagacgaatcttttgagcctaattagtcaatgtttgataataattcacaaatacaaacgaaacgctacagtgtgctacagtgctgtaacagtaatttggcacctccaaactttggcaactaaacaaggccttggacGTAGTTGCTTGGGAAATTTAGTATTGTTGGAAACGCGGAAATGATTAAAGAAACATACACTAGCGAGTTTGGTATGAACTTTGCGAAGGAATTTCCTATTCCAACTTGCTTTCGCACGCAATTTCAGGGAAGAACTTTTCCGAAGCTCTTCTTCCGTGGACATGAAATATTGCAACTAATGGGTGATCTTTAGTAATGGATGAAGTCTCCACCCGATATTAAAAAGATCATGGGGCGGGGTTAGCCGTTAGGTCTGATACTAATACTCACGTTAATATTTGGCCAAATTCAACCATCCTAAGCTTCAGAACGAATGCTGAGTTTTATAATAGTGAGAACTCGGATGGATAGATTCAGCCCACTAAATGCATGGATAAGGATTGGTTTTCTTCGGAGGCAAGTTTCCTTGAATTGAATAGTACTAAGCGGCATGAACGACGCAACGTTTCCTGCAATCCTGCTCCCGGTTTACACGAATCTCAACTCCGTAGACCGTAGGTTTCAGGCTTTGGTCCCTTTCGAGTTTGGGCTATGTTTAGTttcctcccaactcccaactttgacactatgtaaaaagaagattccctatcatatcaaacttgcggtacatgtatggagtaataaatgtagacgaaatcaaaaaccaattgcacagttttgttgtactttgcgagacg
This sequence is a window from Setaria italica strain Yugu1 chromosome III, Setaria_italica_v2.0, whole genome shotgun sequence. Protein-coding genes within it:
- the LOC101755502 gene encoding COP9 signalosome complex subunit 5a; protein product: MEPTSSASIARQTWELENNIPAAATDPDAMDAIYRYDDAAQARAQQEKPWANDPHHFRRAKISALALLKMVVHARAGGTIEVMGLMQGKCEGDAIIVMDAFALPVEGTETRVNAQADAYEYMVEYSTINKQAGRLENVVGWYHSHPGYGCWLSGIDVSTQMLNQQFTEPFLAVVIDPTRTVSAGKVEIGAFRTYPKDYKPPDEPVSEYQTIPLNKIEDFGVHCKQYYALDITYFKSSLDSHLLDLLWNKYWVNTLSSSPLLGNRDYVAGQIFDLADKLEQAEGQLAHSRFGGMLMPSQRKKEQDESPLAKVTRDSSKITAEQVHGLMSQVIKDILFNSVHPSSKASTSAPDSSGPEPMVEA
- the LOC101783344 gene encoding putative receptor protein kinase ZmPK1, which encodes MFTSAFLLLASLPFPACSASGRRSTLWRGDSIAVEDASGDLLVSPSGNFSCGFYKVATNAYTFAIWFARSADATVAWAANRDAPVNGRGSRAGFRRDGSLVLQGFDGRVVWSTNTSGTQADRARLLDTGNLVVSDAAGRTLWQSFDWPTDTLLPEQPITRYKRLVSASARGLPYSGYYNLYFDSNNILNLIYDGPEISSNYWPDPFKKWWENNRTAYNSSRYGSLDRHGVFTASDHTRFNSSDVGEGVMRRLTLDYDGNLRLYSLDDGDGSWRVTWVALPRQCDVHGVCGRYGVCAYLPALACSCPEGFVASDAGDWSKGCRREFDVRCGEPVYFAEMPGFDFWGYDFNYTPGVTMETCRKMCLDDCNCQAFGYRMGVGECYPKISLWNGRAQDTSKQNIFLKVPTRLKNLNPTVLDFHGHACTVPEQNASVSASYFHVRGNKINFTYFYSFLTAAFVVEAIFIVVGYLFVFRADPAAGRVSDEEGYALLFSHFRRFTYDELSDVTGKFTDKLGRGASGTVYKGVLDDGRCIAVKRLDDLTQADEVFRSELSVIGRINHMNLVRMWGFCSEHSHRLLVSEFVENGSLDRALFSGDGERALGWRSRYKIAVGVAKGLAYLHHECLEWIVHCDVKPENILLDAELDPKITDFGLVKLLSRDACDRRLVLSRAQGTRGYIAPEWATSLPITGKADVFSFGVVLLELIRGHRLSDWVVVGGREEDVHMDLQLLVAWLKVKMKSDDERASWMEEFIDPRLRGDFSHLQAAAMLEMAVSCVDDDPNSRPSMNAVLQKLLSLEDAVTVRHA
- the LOC101783746 gene encoding loricrin; the protein is MVRASLLAAASGAAAATQQHAHLSGVAIVALAVAATVAVAAIAAFGCAQGAKKPPRHNNNNVYYYGQGYPPPPAGAYGYPAQQPAPGYGYAYPQQQSAGRPGRSGLGSGAAGLAVGAVGGLAAGAVIGSALNSGGGGCGGGGCGGGGCGGGCGG